One segment of Neobacillus endophyticus DNA contains the following:
- a CDS encoding sugar phosphate nucleotidyltransferase codes for MKRKLLGVIDATTYHEDLEDLLTHRSLAALPFAGRYRIIDFILSNMVNSGIRSVAIFPKMQYRSLMDHLGSGKNWDLNRKRDGLFFFPSSIIDADPHRVGSFELFAANMDYFYRSTQEYAIIANCYTVSNMNFRSLIEWHEQSGCDITEIHHKDGKPLEIYLIKTSLLIKLIETRHETGYTCMKDVVTDIQNEFNVCHYQYDGYAVMIDTIENYYSTSLKMLQSDVWKKLFIKEQPIFTKVKDEPPTKYLNGSSVRGAMIANGCLIHGTVENSIVSRGVKIGKGTVIKNCIIMQKCQIEENCYLDSVILDKDVKVEAGTHLTGTAHSPFVIRKGMKQGALMNS; via the coding sequence GTGAAGAGAAAGCTTTTAGGCGTAATCGATGCAACAACGTACCATGAAGATTTAGAAGATTTATTAACACACCGGTCACTTGCAGCACTGCCTTTTGCAGGACGCTACAGGATCATAGATTTTATTCTATCAAACATGGTTAATTCGGGAATCCGCAGTGTAGCCATTTTCCCTAAAATGCAATATCGCTCCTTAATGGATCATTTAGGTTCTGGGAAGAATTGGGATTTAAATCGCAAGAGGGATGGACTTTTCTTTTTCCCATCTTCCATAATTGACGCCGATCCTCACCGAGTTGGATCTTTTGAATTATTTGCTGCCAATATGGACTATTTTTACCGCAGTACACAGGAATATGCCATAATTGCAAATTGCTACACCGTCTCTAACATGAATTTCCGATCGCTGATTGAATGGCACGAACAATCCGGATGCGATATTACGGAAATCCACCATAAGGATGGAAAACCATTAGAAATTTATTTAATTAAAACTTCCTTACTGATTAAGTTAATTGAAACAAGACATGAAACAGGGTACACATGTATGAAGGATGTAGTAACTGACATTCAAAACGAATTTAATGTTTGTCATTACCAATATGATGGATATGCTGTCATGATTGATACGATTGAAAACTATTATTCTACCAGTTTGAAAATGCTCCAGTCAGATGTTTGGAAAAAGTTATTTATAAAGGAACAACCTATATTTACAAAAGTAAAAGATGAACCACCGACTAAATATTTAAACGGCTCCTCCGTAAGAGGCGCCATGATTGCGAACGGCTGCCTAATCCATGGAACAGTGGAAAATAGTATTGTTTCCCGTGGTGTGAAAATTGGCAAGGGCACGGTAATTAAAAATTGTATTATCATGCAAAAATGCCAGATTGAAGAAAATTGTTATTTAGATTCTGTTATTTTGGATAAAGATGTTAAGGTGGAGGCCGGTACACATCTAACAGGCACAGCACATTCGCCATTTGTGATTCGTAAAGGGATGAAGCAAGGAGCGTTGATGAACTCGTGA
- a CDS encoding glucose-1-phosphate adenylyltransferase: protein MAKKKCVAMLLAGGKGSRLNSLTKDLAKPAVPFGGKYRIIDFTLSNCANSGIDTVGVLTQYQPLLLNSYIGIGSAWDLDRKDGGVTVLPPYSESSDVKWYTGTASAIYQNLNYLRQYQPEYVLILSGDHIYKMNYEEMLNYHIEKKADATISLIEVPWAEASRFGIMNTDENMKITEFEEKPHEPKNNLASMGIYIFSWHILKEYLEMDDRNPDSSHDFGKDIIPMLLETKKKLYAFPFKGYWKDVGTVQSLWEANMDLLNEDCGLDLFDHDWRIFSVNPNRPPQYISPKAIVKDSLINEGCTIEGEIEKSVLFQGVTVGKGSLVKESVIMPDTVIGENCFIEKAIVPCDCVIPDGTVIRSFDDEIILVTEEMLNGLYPAY from the coding sequence ATGGCAAAGAAAAAGTGCGTAGCCATGTTATTAGCAGGGGGCAAAGGGAGCAGGCTTAATTCATTAACAAAGGACCTTGCAAAGCCTGCTGTTCCGTTTGGAGGGAAATATCGTATCATTGATTTTACGCTTAGCAATTGCGCAAATTCAGGGATTGATACCGTCGGAGTGTTAACACAATATCAGCCATTGTTATTAAATTCATATATCGGAATTGGCAGTGCATGGGACCTTGACCGTAAAGATGGCGGTGTAACTGTTTTACCTCCATACAGCGAATCTTCGGATGTGAAATGGTACACAGGTACAGCAAGTGCCATCTACCAAAACTTGAATTATCTAAGGCAATATCAGCCTGAATATGTGTTAATCCTTTCTGGCGATCATATTTACAAAATGAACTATGAAGAAATGCTCAACTATCACATTGAGAAAAAAGCAGATGCAACAATTTCCTTAATTGAGGTTCCATGGGCAGAGGCCAGCAGATTTGGCATTATGAATACGGACGAGAATATGAAAATAACAGAATTTGAAGAAAAACCACATGAACCCAAAAATAACCTAGCTTCTATGGGCATTTATATTTTTAGCTGGCATATACTTAAAGAATATTTGGAAATGGACGACCGTAACCCTGATTCAAGTCATGACTTTGGAAAAGACATTATTCCTATGCTATTGGAAACAAAGAAAAAATTATATGCTTTTCCATTTAAGGGATATTGGAAAGACGTTGGTACGGTCCAAAGTCTTTGGGAAGCTAACATGGATTTATTAAATGAAGATTGTGGATTGGATTTGTTCGATCATGATTGGAGAATTTTCTCTGTCAATCCAAATCGACCGCCACAATATATTTCCCCTAAGGCAATTGTGAAAGACTCACTTATTAATGAGGGCTGTACCATTGAAGGGGAAATCGAAAAATCAGTTTTATTCCAGGGAGTCACGGTAGGAAAAGGATCGTTAGTGAAAGAATCCGTTATTATGCCGGACACTGTAATTGGAGAAAACTGCTTTATCGAAAAGGCGATTGTCCCATGCGATTGTGTCATCCCTGACGGAACGGTCATCCGTTCGTTTGATGACGAAATTATTTTAGTAACGGAAGAAATGCTTAACGGACTATATCCAGCTTATTAA
- the glgA gene encoding glycogen synthase GlgA — protein sequence MKVLFAVSECGPFAKSGGLADVAGSLPKELKKQGTDVRVILPKYGTISEEYKKGMRKLKEFSVQVGWRNQYCGIEELEHQGVIYYFIDNEYYFKREGLYGYYDDGERFAYFNRAVLEALEELDFYPDVLHCHDWHTAMIPYLLRVEYYKRKNYGLIRTVFTIHNLQFQGVFPKEVLGDLLGLDYQAFHPQHLEFFGNVNFMKGGLNAADKITTVSPTYKTEIQTPYFGEKLDGLLRERNEDLQGILNGIDEEFYNPAKDPLIYQTYTASSLEKKAINKREIQKQFGLKQSANTPLLVKITRLTKQKGLDLVKCVMRDILQEDIQVIVLGTGEWEYEEYLRQAARVYPEKLKVHTGFDEALAHKLYAAADLFLMPSLFEPCGLGQLIAMRYGAIPIVRETGGLNDTVKSWNEFTGKGNGFSFSNFNAHDMLYTIQRALSFYQDKKVWESIVKQAMEMDYSWAQSAFRYNQLYAELITRSVTHVL from the coding sequence GTGAAAGTATTATTTGCCGTATCAGAATGTGGTCCATTTGCAAAATCAGGGGGGCTGGCAGACGTTGCCGGTTCCCTTCCAAAGGAATTAAAGAAACAGGGTACAGATGTCAGGGTGATTCTACCGAAATATGGGACCATTTCAGAGGAATATAAAAAAGGGATGAGAAAGCTGAAGGAATTTTCGGTTCAAGTTGGCTGGAGAAACCAATATTGCGGAATTGAAGAGCTTGAACATCAAGGAGTCATTTATTATTTTATTGATAATGAATATTACTTCAAGCGGGAAGGCTTATATGGCTACTATGATGACGGAGAACGTTTTGCCTATTTTAACCGGGCTGTGCTTGAAGCATTGGAAGAACTTGATTTTTATCCTGATGTCCTTCATTGTCACGATTGGCATACAGCAATGATTCCATATCTTCTTCGAGTAGAGTATTACAAACGGAAAAATTATGGACTTATTCGTACAGTATTCACGATTCATAACTTGCAATTCCAAGGAGTATTTCCAAAAGAGGTATTGGGAGATTTATTGGGGCTTGATTATCAAGCGTTCCATCCCCAACATTTGGAGTTCTTTGGCAATGTGAATTTTATGAAGGGGGGGCTTAATGCGGCAGATAAAATTACTACAGTAAGCCCAACCTATAAGACTGAAATTCAAACACCCTACTTTGGTGAAAAGCTTGATGGTTTGTTAAGGGAGCGGAATGAAGATCTTCAAGGGATTTTAAATGGCATTGACGAAGAATTCTATAATCCGGCTAAGGATCCGCTTATTTATCAAACATATACCGCAAGTAGCTTAGAGAAAAAGGCTATTAATAAACGCGAAATTCAAAAACAGTTTGGCTTAAAGCAAAGCGCCAATACTCCTTTACTGGTTAAAATAACTCGTCTGACTAAACAAAAAGGCTTGGATCTTGTGAAATGTGTAATGCGTGATATATTACAAGAAGACATTCAAGTCATTGTTCTTGGCACAGGAGAATGGGAATATGAAGAATATTTACGGCAGGCGGCACGGGTTTATCCGGAAAAATTAAAAGTACATACCGGATTTGACGAGGCACTCGCACATAAATTATATGCTGCGGCAGATTTATTTTTAATGCCTTCCTTATTTGAACCGTGCGGGTTAGGCCAGTTAATTGCCATGAGATATGGTGCTATTCCAATTGTTCGTGAGACAGGCGGTTTGAATGATACGGTAAAGTCATGGAATGAGTTCACAGGAAAAGGGAATGGATTCTCATTTAGTAACTTCAATGCCCATGACATGCTTTATACGATTCAGCGTGCATTGTCATTTTATCAGGACAAAAAGGTATGGGAGTCCATTGTGAAGCAGGCGATGGAAATGGATTATAGCTGGGCACAATCCGCATTTCGCTATAATCAGCTTTATGCTGAGCTTATCACAAGGAGTGTTACACATGTTCTCTAA
- a CDS encoding glycogen/starch/alpha-glucan phosphorylase: MFSNVKKFKDTFYKRLEMLCGKSFDESTARDQYETLGHMIREFVSNDWIATNERYLAITGKQVYYLSIEYLLGKLLRQNLINLGVEALVEEGLRELGIDLNELEELEADAGLGNGGLGRLAACFLDSIASLNLPGHGHGIRYKHGLFEQKIVDGYQVELPEQWLRSGNVWEVRKADLAVKIRFWGKVEAKMEHNRLTFHHLNAETVTAVPYDMPVIGYESKTVNTLRLWNAEPSQFPIHDDILKYKRETEMISELLYPDDTHDEGKILRLKQQYFLVSASLQSILKAYRKQHGKLDQLHEHVCIHINDTHPVLAIPELMRILMDEEGLDWEQAWNITKNTISYTNHTTLSEALEKWPIRIFQPLLPRIYMIVEEINERFCHELWDETPGDWARIAGLAIIADGYVKMAHLAIVGSFSVNGVAKLHTEILKQREMKPFYQIFPEKFNNKTNGIAHRRWLLKANPKLATFLSELIGPSWIRSAEDLSQLMNYQNDTSVLEQLESIKKENKQELAQIILEKTGVSVDSGAIFDVQVKRLHAYKRQLLNILHIMHLYNRIKEDASYSMVPRVFIFGAKASPGYYYAKKIIKLINSAAEIINHDPKVGDRMKVIFLENYRVSLAEKIFPAADVSEQISTASKEASGTGNMKFMINGALTLGTLDGANIEIRELVGDDNIFTFGLTSDEVLHYYQHGGYQSEGYYHHDYRIRQAVDQLVNGFFPGVYNEFEPIFDSLLEENDQYFVLKDFASYADTQLNVGEVFKDSMRWQKMSLANIANAGYFSSDRTIKEYAEDIWKINPL, encoded by the coding sequence ATGTTCTCTAATGTTAAAAAGTTTAAAGACACTTTTTATAAACGTCTTGAAATGTTATGCGGGAAGAGCTTTGATGAAAGCACAGCTAGAGATCAATATGAAACACTTGGCCATATGATCCGAGAATTCGTCAGTAATGATTGGATCGCCACAAATGAGCGTTATTTGGCCATTACGGGCAAGCAGGTATACTATCTATCAATTGAATATTTATTGGGAAAACTGTTAAGGCAAAACTTGATCAATCTTGGGGTGGAAGCATTGGTTGAGGAAGGCCTCCGTGAATTAGGGATTGACCTAAATGAATTAGAAGAGCTGGAGGCAGATGCGGGATTAGGCAACGGCGGCTTAGGAAGATTAGCCGCTTGTTTTTTAGATTCCATTGCCTCCCTTAATCTTCCAGGTCATGGACATGGGATTCGATATAAACATGGCTTGTTTGAACAGAAGATTGTGGATGGTTATCAAGTAGAGCTTCCCGAACAGTGGCTGCGCAGCGGAAATGTATGGGAAGTTCGGAAAGCTGATTTGGCGGTGAAAATTCGCTTTTGGGGGAAAGTAGAGGCTAAAATGGAACATAATCGCCTTACTTTTCATCATTTAAATGCGGAAACTGTCACTGCAGTTCCATATGATATGCCGGTGATCGGTTATGAATCGAAAACTGTAAATACACTTCGATTGTGGAATGCTGAACCCTCGCAATTTCCGATTCACGATGATATTTTAAAATATAAACGGGAAACGGAAATGATTTCGGAATTATTATATCCGGATGATACCCATGATGAGGGGAAAATATTGCGTCTAAAGCAGCAGTATTTTTTAGTTTCAGCAAGCCTGCAGTCCATTCTCAAAGCCTATAGAAAACAACATGGAAAGCTTGACCAACTTCATGAACATGTTTGTATTCATATTAACGATACACATCCTGTCCTTGCGATACCTGAGTTGATGAGAATCCTGATGGATGAGGAAGGACTTGATTGGGAACAGGCTTGGAATATTACGAAAAACACAATTTCTTATACTAACCATACTACACTATCAGAAGCATTGGAAAAGTGGCCGATTCGTATTTTTCAACCGCTCCTTCCCCGTATTTATATGATTGTAGAAGAAATAAATGAACGTTTTTGCCATGAGCTATGGGACGAGACTCCAGGTGACTGGGCTAGAATTGCTGGTCTTGCGATTATTGCAGACGGCTATGTAAAAATGGCCCATTTGGCCATCGTTGGAAGTTTCAGTGTGAACGGGGTGGCCAAGCTCCATACGGAAATATTGAAACAGCGGGAGATGAAACCTTTTTATCAGATTTTCCCAGAAAAATTTAATAACAAGACAAATGGGATTGCTCATCGACGATGGCTGTTAAAGGCCAATCCTAAATTAGCAACCTTCTTATCGGAGTTAATTGGCCCTTCATGGATTCGATCAGCAGAAGACCTAAGCCAATTAATGAATTATCAAAACGATACCTCTGTTTTGGAACAATTGGAGAGCATAAAAAAAGAAAATAAACAGGAGCTTGCACAAATTATTTTGGAGAAAACGGGTGTATCCGTTGATTCAGGAGCAATATTTGATGTACAGGTAAAGCGGCTGCATGCTTATAAACGTCAGCTTCTCAATATACTCCACATTATGCATCTTTATAATCGCATCAAAGAGGATGCAAGCTATTCTATGGTCCCAAGGGTATTTATATTTGGTGCAAAAGCCTCTCCAGGCTACTACTACGCGAAAAAAATTATTAAGCTAATTAATTCGGCAGCAGAGATTATCAATCACGACCCAAAAGTCGGTGATCGAATGAAAGTCATTTTCCTTGAGAACTACCGAGTATCATTGGCTGAAAAAATCTTTCCGGCTGCCGACGTAAGCGAGCAGATTTCTACAGCCAGTAAAGAAGCATCAGGAACAGGAAACATGAAATTTATGATTAACGGTGCTTTGACATTGGGAACATTAGATGGAGCCAATATTGAAATTCGTGAACTTGTTGGAGATGACAATATCTTTACATTTGGTCTCACCTCTGATGAGGTGCTCCACTATTATCAGCATGGAGGATACCAGTCGGAGGGATACTATCATCACGATTATCGGATTCGACAGGCGGTCGATCAGCTTGTAAACGGCTTTTTTCCTGGTGTTTATAATGAATTTGAGCCGATATTTGATTCGCTTCTAGAGGAAAACGATCAATATTTTGTGTTGAAAGATTTTGCATCCTATGCAGATACTCAGTTAAATGTGGGTGAAGTCTTTAAGGATTCAATGAGATGGCAGAAAATGAGTTTAGCCAACATTGCGAATGCAGGTTATTTTTCAAGTGATCGAACCATTAAAGAGTATGCTGAGGATATTTGGAAGATAAACCCTCTATAA